tTTGTATATTTTACTAGATACTCAATTTGCTTTGATTCATATTTGTAGGACTTTTGGAGTTTCTTGTGACAGTGTGAAGTCTAAACTGAAGAATCAAATCAGTGCTTGGACTACTGCAGACAACTGTAAAAATGGAGGAGAGAAATGCTTGTACAAGGTTTGTATGTCTAATCCCTTGCAGAGCTATTATTGTTTTACTAGTAGTTTTAACAGAGTGAATAAGCCAATATGGAGCAAATGGTTCAGTGGTTATAGGTGTTAGGCCAGTAACTCAAAGGTTACTGGTTCAAGCCCTCCTGTGGTCACTTGATGTTATGTGTTGTGTCCTTATAGACATTGTCTTAGTCTACCAAGCTGCAGTTGGATATCGGCTTATGCTTGGGGGTCAACTTGTGATGGACTGATGTCCCATCCAGGGGTAGCCAATGAATCATCCACTTAGCAGTACCAAGGAAATCATTGACCTTTTTGTGCCTTAATGCTGTGGAGAAGAATCTAACTTAACTAAATGGGTCAACGAAAATAAACATGTCAttgattaaaagttaaaattttccAGGTGTTTTACATGCCacaaatgaatttgaaaatgacTTTTCAGGGCTGCAATTGTCACAAAAAATTGTGACAAAGTCCTGATCAAACCTTTCAGTCTCATAGAATAATCACTAAAATTGCAAAATGAATACTTCAAAAATACTCTACTGCCATAAAGTCTAACTCTTCCTTAATAAtagcttaaatattttaattataataagttaagacaaaaattttaatatttacattccgaatattttttgcatgtaaagtgtgtgaaaagataCCACAGTTATAAGACCGCAACACACACAGGGTAcccaaaggttaaaatgactagtttattatgacgtcacaaacgttgaacgctttAAAATGCAACAtcacaagcgagaatcaaagttcacgcttgtggctgttccagtggctcttccattaatttgaacttacccttagaataaatcagaaattttaacgtataaatcacatttgcagacaatgaaagaggttttaaaaaatgtaaatataagcattaaatcattattttttgaaagatatagtctcataactgcagcggtgtgtgcatacaaatttactcaatttgtatcattgtatacaccgctgcagttatgagactatacatgtatctttcaaaaaataatgattcaatgcttaaatgtaGTTTATGAAATTGATCTTGTCAAGAATGTCTACATGTCATTTTGATGTCAAGTAAGTGGAGGCTATACACAATACTAATTGAAAACAACAGGAAGGAAATAAGATTTAAAACCCCCTCCAAATATGAtgataacatatacatgtacatgtaaacgtAAGTAATGTTTCTCAATTTTGTATCACATGTtctaaatctgatatttttttcaacagtttGTGAGTGAGTCAGGGAACGAGCTGAGAGCAATACACGAGACCCCAGTCAAACATTACAAAGATGATCTGACCTTCACCTTTGGACCTTCAAGTTCGGCTAGCAGTTGCAATGTCCACGTAAGTACTATACCATTTGTCATCAATGACTATACACTAGAGTACacttaattattaaataaatgtttttgtcatCCATGGCTATACGAAACAAACTGTGATTTTCTCAAACACAGTTAAACTCATTACATATACATCAGTTTTATGTCACATCAAAATAACCCAcaatatatacacaatatataGTTAGAATTTTTGAAGCTCGGTACATGTTAGATGATTTCCATATGATTATGTTGCACAAAGATTATctgtgaaaaattaaaaagtttatattctCCATGTGTAATGTTTTTAGGGTTTTTCAACCTCCGAGACCTGGTACGCCCTGCTTGACTACGGCACAAACTACTGCAATCTCCACAACTTAGTCACAGGTTAGTGCCCCAAAGTTACTGGTAcaacaaatcaaatacaatCCTAATTAATATACTAATGAggttaaaattatcattatcatAGCTGAAGTTTCCTTATTtccttcttttattttttaatgcgaGTACCTAATTCcgtgttttaattgttttgcatcaaatcataaaatcaccaatttttttgtcaaagttttatttaatttacatattatgCCCGAAAAATAAAAACGATGATGAGAAGTTTCTTCTCATGATTTTATGCAAAGTTTAATTTCTCGCGTTTAATTAGAAATCTACCGTACATGCAATAATCGATGTtgtatgcatacaaaattaggaATCTACTGTATATACACTAATAGACGTTGTATGCCTACAGAGAGGGTTGAATTGTGAATGTTTTCCCTTCATTTTAGGATCAGGCCTGGACAAAACCACAGGATATACCGAGAAGACTAGCGACAGTGTGTGTACGCAGTACTCCTCAGCCAACTGCACTGTCTACTAATAGTACTACTGACAGTACATCTGTCTGTGTGTTGTGTTTATTTGTAACAGTACCTATTGGTACTACtattactatacatgtatattgtatgtacattgtatgtacattacatgttatataattatttaaaattttatatgctAGACATAAACATCTATTGTACACTATTCATACAGTTCAGTACTTACTTGACAATTGTCAACATTCCATCAGCCTACAAAACATTAGCATGATGATaaataatgggtttttttttcagctgaAATATCTTCTCACCTAGTATTAAGTTACTGTTACGTATTGTTTCTTAATTTGAATCAACTGACTGCTAAATATATTGTCagttctttcaaaatatttttttcgcaaCTTTCACTGTGTATGCTATGGTGAATTATGtgtatattcaaaatgtaagatacattgaaattgatatatatatctatatagcCTACATGCTCAAATACATTTGTTGACCTAAATTTTGTGTCTTAATAATTCTGTTTACTTATCATATATAAAGCTGTGAAGTTCTCAGAGGCATATTAACTATGTATATTTGTCTTCATATCTATTAATacatgataaatacatgtacatgtacatacatattatatacatattgtTCCTCCATTTTCATTGTCACTCTCCTAAATCAGCTTTCCTATACATTTATAACActgtttttttgcaaataatcaTTCAATTTTATCCAGTCCATCAAGTTCACAATGCAATCACATTTCAGATTCAGACTTTAACTATGGAGAAGtctaaaatttcaatttcatactagtataccatatatacagcgaaaataaattttcttaaagttttttaTAAGGTTTATGTAAATACACtgtgccaatttttttttcatttcaaataatcTTAATATAGAGTTCCCTTTTCTTGActatcatattttcatattttgtattgtatatgaATCTtctcaaattttgtttatattttcaaagataATGTTGCCATTTTTTGgcttattttttgtatttaaagggTATTGTTGTattaaattcttcaaaaatgttttctttgttcaATGTTATTATATTGTTCAGTCTCGTGCGCGGATCCAAATATTTTTCTGTGGAGGATCCATTGTATAAGTTTGTtttgctggggggggggggggggggggggggggggggcgagggGGGGCGACttcaaacccccccccccccctctccttGGATCTGCACAGAACAGATCTCCTTTACTTGGTACATGTACTCTGTTACTTTTATCTGTCTCGCAAAATTATATGCTAATTATTTAATGCGTtaagttcaaattttacaaccaATATTAATGTAAGCCTAGAAGCATTTGATCCTAGTCACTTCTGATTTTAAGAAAACTTTGTtatcatcataaaaaaaaaatccccaaaatATGTATTCATGCAGAGCATTTGAAATGTTTCAGGTATGGCCATTTTACTATCCAAATTCGAATTCAGCAAAAAagtgttgaaataaaaatgtatctCCTAAGCAACCCCTTTTCTTAATAGATtggtatgtaaaaaaaaaaaacccaaaatactctctatatatttttagacTACACGTGACTTGATACCCCCTCGACAACCCCTCCAGCCTAGTGAATTAAAGGATGCCTTACTtgttgaatttacatgtactaagtGTAAAAACAGCATGCATAGCTTATCAATTAACAGTATCGATTAATAAGGAGTAAATATTAGATTAATTACAGCATCTCAAGTCTTGTCTTTTGCAAATGGATGATGGTGCTTCCAAGCTGATATTACAGAATACTGATCAtaatacaaattgttttatgttttcatttttatttcattgggAGTTTGACCGTCTTAGTCAAGTTAAAGACCATATACAATCTTTTAGCTGCCAATCGATTGTCAAGTCATTTAAAAATGGGGTTCAATTGTAAATGTGCACGACAGCGTGCGCTCTTGTTTTGTTGTGTATTGCTCGTGAATCCAATTAAGGATTTAATTTTAACACCCAACCTGTTAGAAATAAGATTTCAGAACCGTTACTTATCAATTAAAACGTAACGGCGATTTtcagaagaaatattttaaattactaAACGCAAGAAAAGCTCACATAGCCCCATATATACAGTTGAAAGTGTGTGAATAAAAAAGGTTGGAAGACCCTTCGTCGCCAATTAAATaagttacatatatatatatatacatcctACCATTCATCAAAAACATCAtagcactctctctctctctctctctctctctctctctctctctctctgtgtgtgttgGTAAAGGGATGGTAAGGATTgcgtattaaaatatttgtatcaatatattTCTCCTATTCAACATCAGACGCTTATCTTCATTATTAGATTTAATCCCCCGCCATTTAAACGCCACCGTGTCCATGTTTCAAAAGTTATGAATGAAAGAAGCCCATTTAATTTGACAAATTATTGGGTCCTTTGTCAAGCCTTGTCGATGTAATCTTATACGGGGGATACCCAAGGAACAATTTACTTATTGTCGTTTAATCCCATACATGGGGTCGGAAATTTAATAAGTAACGAATTTCGATTTTTCCCTGATGAATGCAGCTTGGAaacaagcattttttttttcatgcaaatgaAAGTTATCGAAAGGGgggatttaaaatttttattagcCTTATAGTTATGCTTGATATAGGTCTAGTGTTTGCATTATTGCCCGGCTTATGGTAAAGAAGGACTCTAGCTATATAATGGTTAAATGACCATGATGACTCCCATACGCCTTtgtttgtatttgtttatccgggattttgttaaatgtatttaacCCCTGTACACTTCGTACGTGCACTCAATAATACGCGTGCAGTCATAATGCGAAGTGGAGCATGccagttggatatttaatttgtGATATGGAAACGGCGTTATCCGAACGGGAACGGGATACCATTTTGACGAAGGTTAGTCCAACGtgcattaatatttcaaataaaatacatagaGTAATGTGTAAACTGTTCGTAAGAGAGTTTGTTTCTTATGTTAGTAATCAATAGATATATATAGCACGAATCAATCAATTCATACAGTGTACCTTTACGCTATTCAAGGCATATTGTTGttgttaatgaattttattgaaAGTTCTTCCCGAGCTGAAATTGATCGTAATTGAACCATATTCCAATGTATAAGCTGTGTCTCAGTTAAAGAACAACCCCCCTTcccccacaaaaaaaaatcatcaacatGATCGATTAAATTTAACGAATTGCCTAGTgctttacattttacattttacagtttTTCTCATCTCTTGGCCTACAATACATGTAACGACTTCAGTTGCCATGTACATAAATAACGCCAAAATATTGGACAGATATATTATGCATGTAATATATAAATCATTGCTGATCTCTTTATAGTTTTATGATCGCTTTTAAATCGATTCCCGCCCCAATCACCGTTTTTGAAGTGTTTTACAAGTACTGTTATCGCATTTCAGGCCTAGATAGCGAACATCACTTACAACGTATCATCAGTAGTTATAGCAACAATCTCAACCCAAAAAAGGACTTAACAAAGTCTGGCCGTCTTGACTTATACAAAATgaatatctttatcattttaacgAGGGAGGGAGCTTGACTGAGAACAACATGAGGCCAAGTATAGACTTATCCGATTTACGGTTCGATTTTGATGAGGAAGAGACCCAACTTCCGCCGATCGAGGTTCGTCACGTGGCGACGTTCGAGCATCGTCTCGACAGCGTCATTTCAGCCATTTGTCCGAGTTCCAGCAACGTTGCTTGGGTTGCTTGCAACAGTGACTCCGTCGTCGCCCAATATCAAAGAGACGGACGGGAGACTAAGAGGATATATACGGACTTCTACGTAGACGACATGAAAGTTTCCCAATCAGGCAACCTTCTCGTTGCGCCCGATCTGGGAACTTCTATCAAATTTGTGAACGTTCAAGATCCCAGTACGCTTGACTTTACCTCGTTTTATCCTTTTGTGACAAGAGGGGTGTTTATTTCTAAGGAAAACGATATCTACGTCAGTTTACGCAACGAGACTACGGCAAAAGTGGTGAAAATGACGTCACAGGGTGAGATTGTACGAGAGTTGCAACGAGACCGTGGCAACCAGCCGTTGTATTCCGATCCGGACAAAATTGCCGTCAACAGTGTCGGCGACGTTGTTGTGCTAGACTGGGCGACCAAATGTGTGATATCTGTGGATATCTACGGGAGATATCGCTTCAAATACAACGGCAGGATAAAAAGAAAGGtgaattgtgaaatatttaccCCCACCGATCTAGTCTGTGATAAATACGACAATATTTTGATCTGTGACTGCGACAATAGCGCTGTCCATATGTTGGACAGACACGGACAGTTTCTGCGGTTTTTGGTGTCCGTTGAAAACGGCGTGAGTTGTCCGTGTTCTCTTGCTTTGGACGAGGAAGGCCAACTCTGGCTGGGAGAGATGAATGGACAGGTGCATGTCATAGAGTACTACTGTGGCAAATAATCTTGTTCTTGTACCTTTTGTATAAAAGGAGGGTGCTCGCCGCGACGCATTGGAGATATGAATAGACAGGTGCTTGATATTTGGTTCTACATGTAATGTGGTAcacaaacagttaaacagctgTTTAAAATCACGCACTGTAGGCTATAGCAAATAAACACTTAAACACGGAAAAACATTCATTTATGCTCCGAAGACTAAAAGATATATTCCTGAATGAATCAAATAAGTTTCTTCTAGCTGTGAATATAATAAGCCTTCTTCGattcaaaaatataacatggggaattatatattaatttattacataatttcAGCGAGCGCTTTTTCGAAAATTTTCAcgctttataaatgaaaattaaagcttattcaaataaatcaataaaccaGTTGTTGTTtcttatatcttaattacatgaaaaaagaggttatatatagaaaatttgtctttattttgtttaagacAGGAATGTGAAGCGGTAATATTAACAATTAGCTTCAGAATACTGGGTACATATTTTATCCGAGGAGACTTCATTGTATCCAGTATCCTTGTCCAAGGACGAGCCTAGATAGAAAAGAAAAACGTATAAAGTCTTAATTAAAGAGGCTGAAATGAATGGACGTGGACAATTTTAGACCATAAATATCTCTCTTGGCTAAAGAGCTctgaataaaatacataaaacaagataaaataaaaagtatttggATGCTTTCTCTACtataatattataatagttTATACGCATAGTAAAAAATATcctaattaatttaaaattatttaggaGGCATGATTGTCAACAATTTAATCATCAGATTTATCACCTAGAATTTTAAGATATTGTCCTCTCcgatatatatcattttatcaaataaaatacacGACATGACTACTTTATCGTatgtagtcatgttgtatatctattttatttgataaaatgaaaatcaatatatcgGAGaggatgaaaaatgaaatatatcggaaaggacaaTATGATTCGTTTAGCTATACACTTTATATTATTAactaaagtaaagaaaaatatccatATGAATTATaaccttttaattaaatttttgggtattttccatattttaatacagaactcttcttctgcaggagatcaatatagtctaaaaatcaccacgaccatcgagccatcttaagtaaaatcttgtaggtaTTTCGTTGACCATACAGTCTTCTGAACTAATTGCACACTAATACATTAATAGTCATACACCGTGACCATTACTGACTTATGGCCAGAAATCAACAAGTCAAGCactgttgatttttaaaaattttcattttgcagTTGTCAACCACATTAACATAGCTTATTgaggattaagaaaaacaaacaaaaaattgaacaaacGGTGTAAAAACAATGGATATGAAATAGATGAAATTTTTAAGAGCTTGGCTTTAAAggctttaaataaatattttgattggcACCAATAGGTAGACTAATTaaaaagcaaatatttatttttatggcCCTATATAACGctctgaaaataaatttatacagTATGTCAATTATGAGCGCTGTTTTCGTATTTGTTTAGCATGTCGTAACAGTTTTTGAAGTTCCAAATGCAATTTCAAAAGTGTCTCTTGTTTCCACATTGTTTCCGATCcattgtagatacatgtaccataccatTGTGACACAATTACTTTCAGTTTCTACATTAACGAAggttatttttaacaaaaacgtATTTATTCCATCTGTGAGCAAGCTCGAAACGGAAGTAAAATGCATACAAAAAATTTGAccgttaaatgaaaaaaattatggtgtattttttaaagattgtaaaTTTTGGTACATGCCAAAGATTTTACAATTCAGAAAGACATTTTTGATGATTGCAGTTAATTGACTCATTCAAGTTCGTATTGATCAGATTTGACCggtattcaaaaaaaaaaaaaaactgcacaAAGTTATATTCcctctaaaataaaaaaaaatatgaaaacattaTATTATGTCACGATCACTATGACGTAATGATACCCAACTGTTGCACCACGTCTCCACAATATTTTACACAACTATTAAATTAATGATgtcttaaatttttaattaatgaattaccAAATTACTTACCTTACCGTAAAGTGCAAATTTTGAATTGCTTACAAAAGTGCAAAATAGCACTTTAAAAACATGCAAAGTGTTGTATGCATGATTTGATACATTCAAATGCCTACTTAATTCGGTGCAAACTGCAGATAATCCATCTGAAATCATTTGATAATCCATCTCaaattttcttatcaaataCATTCGAGCGGAGCAGTCAAATATAAATTAGCTCTCTTAAGTTTCCACCTCTAAATTGAacttaaattttattgttaatataaatcATAGTTGATGAATACGTTACTGTTCTCCTCTCCGACaacattgaaatattgttcataggcgtcggaaccggggggagggggggggaacttttttgcaaagttagacctaactattaggcacatagcatcatagagggttcagcccccctcactttttctcgcagcaaacataattgttcctgaatgttccttgaaaagaATAAAGTATTgggaagttggagtcataggtatactagtagccccccccccccccaacggattaTGAATTTAATGATTTGGTAGAAATTTTTGTTTGGTAGCTATAGGTACGAATTTTTGGAACTATAGGTATACTAAAagccccaccccaccccccggattaggaattt
The window above is part of the Magallana gigas chromosome 10, xbMagGiga1.1, whole genome shotgun sequence genome. Proteins encoded here:
- the LOC105333086 gene encoding uncharacterized protein, translated to MSRGQSDKYKILGSRRSKTSICCPCWTRKPWYFKMAVGISGFLALAVVGVLVGLAVSGPLHASCKIDWTFGVSCDSVKSKLKNQISAWTTADNCKNGGEKCLYKFVSESGNELRAIHETPVKHYKDDLTFTFGPSSSASSCNVHGFSTSETWYALLDYGTNYCNLHNLVTGSGLDKTTGYTEKTSDSVCTQYSSANCTVY
- the LOC105333092 gene encoding tripartite motif-containing protein 3 — translated: MRPSIDLSDLRFDFDEEETQLPPIEVRHVATFEHRLDSVISAICPSSSNVAWVACNSDSVVAQYQRDGRETKRIYTDFYVDDMKVSQSGNLLVAPDLGTSIKFVNVQDPSTLDFTSFYPFVTRGVFISKENDIYVSLRNETTAKVVKMTSQGEIVRELQRDRGNQPLYSDPDKIAVNSVGDVVVLDWATKCVISVDIYGRYRFKYNGRIKRKVNCEIFTPTDLVCDKYDNILICDCDNSAVHMLDRHGQFLRFLVSVENGVSCPCSLALDEEGQLWLGEMNGQVHVIEYYCGK